One window of Salminus brasiliensis chromosome 16, fSalBra1.hap2, whole genome shotgun sequence genomic DNA carries:
- the umodl1 gene encoding uromodulin-like 1, which translates to MCRIFSAWLVLVICGLARGHNTLYQGYSLSLSGYHLCSELDSVPVTNVVSYQIVSSQLRPCGGWLPWTMCNVSVYTTAYTTQVSYIQKEVKRCCEGYEQVGSYCALTLNRSAEFTAKPGVCPPAHPGPSTGPVLGCKWDTDCPSWRKCCQTENISRCVDPHTHGNVSWWLSVTVTVKASYHLVNTSSGLFNHTRLLHSVVTGALESFPLVSVYHVTSWPAGLVSTASSMLLGSSDPLTPAEMASRLQALLENIEEVTTVDVSDVDECVTPVLRDCSPQSSCNNTFGSYNCTCPPGSADLHPSRPGTHCTSESSCSIKLSLSPRTLHSIWKSAQPTSLSSTPPSPTSSSPVSTQTTSDSQSLENNNKTLQAVTRLTNVNFTEALLNSSSEEYRTLTETIINEIIISLPLHVLELVQSGKVIVEISGFAPGSVVVNFTLIFLPNSTKDIRSVATSLMVSLQNSSKYTVDVHSTVIEDVNECLYDEVDCSPWAQCENTFGSYTCVCQGGYTDANPSRPGRTCQASVTASTQPTESSASPTQTTVTADSVTHTTLSAASSTTSSTASSTESSTASSTTSSTASSTTSSTASSTASSTASSTASSTELSTTSTATTTTTSAITPYILFFNHLTSKAAITVDCRAGSIAVFVALDFLQSQRISEAALYLGQPGCSERNVNATHVQLIVDWNKCGAQIIGNTTVRVMLYNNMTLFDSSGMPPFAQLEVPVICTYGHSINVFMGYEPSGYIDMIDDAVLGSGSFHVTIRLLNGTTPLPQNYTLSPKDEVIIEVAVNSNVSQIKVIINKCWANPTSNPDPPQYVFLENSCPLPNSYTTVIQNGNSSRSLLAVNVFSLVNLDIIYLHCQIQICIETSWATCRPKCMAKSSRAANVVGMTKASYGPLIRLNPVTLEEAIQSTRAIGFILLGVGLFVFFVVGMAAFSYYRRRMGNYNFHFRPRQENFTYHVFDT; encoded by the exons ATGTGTCGGATCTTCAGTGCCTGGTTAGTCCTGGTGATCTGCGGCCTCGCCAGAGGACACAACACTCTGTACCAAG GCTATTCCCTCTCCCTGTCCGGTTACCATCTGTGCTCTGAGCTGGACTCTGTGCCGGTCACTAATGTGGTCTCCTATCAGATCGTGTCCTCCCAGCTGAGGCCTTGCGGAGGCTGGCTGCCGTGGACAATGTGTAACGTGTCGGTTTACACCACAGCTTATACAACCCAGGTCAGCTACATCCAGAAAGAGGTCAAAAGGTGCTGCGAAGGCTACGAACAAGTGGGCAGTTACTGCGCCCTGA CCCTCAACAGGAGTGCAGAGTTCACAGCTAAACCTGGAGTGTGTCCTCCTGCGCATCCAGGCCCCAGCACAGGCCCGGTGTTGGGGTGCAAGTGGGATACAGACTGTCCCAGCTGGAGGAAATGCTGCCAGACTGAAAACATCTCCCGCTGTGTGGATCCTCACACACACG GGAATGTCAGCTGGTGGCTCAGTGTGACTGTTACAGTGAAGGCCTCTTACCATCTGGTGAACACCAGCAGCGGACTCTTCAACCACACACGGCTCCTACACTCTGTG gtgACTGGAGCTCTGGAGAGTTTTCCTTTAGTCTCTGTGTATCATGTGACCTCATGGCCTGCTGGACTGGTCAGTACTGCCTCCTCCATGCTGCTTGGATCCTCTGACCCTTTGACCCCTGCAGAGATGGCCAGCAGGCTGCAGGCTCTGCTGGAGAACATTGAGGAAGTCACCACTGTGGACGTCAGtg atgtggaTGAGTGTGTTACTCCAGTGCTGAGAGACTGCTCTCCTCAGTCCAGCTGCAACAACACATTTGGGTCATACAACTGCACCTGTCCACCTGGATCTGCTGACCTTCACCCCAGCAGGCCGGGAACACACTGCACCAGTGAGTCAAGCTGCAGTATTaaattgtcactgtcacctCGTACGCTACAT TCTATCTGGAAATCTGCTCAACCAACATCACTGTCCAGCACACCCCCAAGCCCTACGTCCAGCTCTCCAGTCAGCACTCAGACCACCTCTGACTCTCAGTCTCTTGAAAACA ataATAAGACCCTTCAAGCAGTGACCCGTCTGACCAATGTGAACTTCACCGAGGCTCTGCTGAATTCGTCCAGTGAAGAATACCGCACCCTCACTGAGACCATCATTAATGAG ATCATAATCTCTCTGCCTTTACACGTTCTGGAGTTGGTGCAGTCTGGGAAGGTAATAGTGGAGATCAGTGGATTCGCTCCGGGCAGCGTGGTGGTCAACTTCACCCTGATATTCCTGCCCAACAGCACCAAGGACATCAGGAGTGTGGCCACTTCTCTGATGGTCTCTCTGCAGAACAGCTCTAAGTACACAGTGGACGTGCACAGCACTGTGATCGAAG ACGTGAATGAGTGTTTGTACGATGAGGTGGACTGCTCCCCCTGGGCCCAGTGTGAGAACACCTTTGGGTCGTACACCTGCGTCTGTCAGGGAGGATACACTGACGCAAACCCCTCGAGACCCGGACGCACCTGCCAAG CCAGTGTGACTGCATCCACCCAGCCGACTGagtcatctgcatctccaacccAAACAACCGTGACAGCTGACAGTGTGACACACACAA CACTGTCCGCAGCATCGTCCACAACATCGTCCACAGCATCGTCCACAGAATCGTCCACAGCATCATCCACAACATCGTCCACAGCATCATCCACAACATCGTCCACAGCATCATCCACAGCATCGTCCACAGCATCGTCCACAGCATCGTCCACAGAATTGTCCACAACATC caccgccaccaccaccaccacttctgCCATAACCCCCTACATACTGTTCTTCAACCACCTCACGTCCAAAGCGGCCATCACAGTGGACTGTAGAGCCGGATCCATCGCCGTCTTTGTGGCACTAGACTTCCTACAATCTCAGCGCATCTCAGAAGCTGCCCTGTACCTGGGTCAACCAGGGTGCAGTGAGAGGAACGTAAATGCCACCCATGTGCAGCTCATCGTGGACTGGAACAAGTGTGGGGCCCAGATCATTGGA AACACCACGGTCCGTGTGATGCTCTATAACAACATGACCCTGTTTGATTCATCCGGCATGCCTCCGTTTGCACAGCTGGAGGTTCCAGTCATCTGCACCTACGGCCACAGTATCAACGTCTTCATGGGATACGAGCCCTCTGG ttataTAGACATGATCGATGACGCAGTGCTGGGATCAGGATCCTTCCATGTGACTATACGTCTGCTGAATGGGACGACCCCACTGCCGCAGAACTACACCCTCTCCCCCAAGGACGAGGTGATCATAGAGGTGGCGGTGAATTCCAATGTGTCCCAAATTAAAGTCATCATCAACAAATGTTGGGCGAACCCCACCAGCAACCCTGACCCTCCCCAATACGTCTTCCTGgaaaacag CTGTCCTCTTCCAAACTCGTACACCACCGTGATTCAGAACGGCAACTCCTCCAGGTCTCTGCTGGCAGTGAACGTGTTCTCTCTCGTGAATCTGGACATCATTTACTTGCACTGCCAGATCCAGATCTGCATCGAGACCTCGTGGGCCACCTGCAGACCT AAATGCATGGCTAAGAGCTCCAGAGCTGCTAATGTCGTCGGAATGACAAAAGCTTCATATGGACCTTTGATTCGGTTAAATCCAG TGACTCTGGAGGAGGCTATTCAGAGTACGCGTGCCATCGGCTTCATTCTGCTGGGAGTgggcctgtttgttttcttcgTCGTAGGCATGGCAGCCTTTTCATACTACAGAAGGAGAATGGGAAACTACAACTTTCACTTCAGACCCCGCCAGGAGAACTTCACTTACCATGTCTTTGACACCTAG